Within Mycobacterium heckeshornense, the genomic segment CGGGCAGCACCCGCGTTCAACTCGGGTCCTCCATTTCGGAGATGATGCGGGCGCGTTTAGTTCGCAACTCACGCGGACCCGACTGTGTCGTGGTGGATTTCGCGCCGACAGCGCGTTTGGCGCCGGATTTGGATTCGACCACCGGCTCGATCAGATCCGACGGCGTGCACTCGAGGATGTCGCACAAAGCGGCCAACGTATGCAGCGACAACCGTTCCGGGGTGCCCGCCGCCAACCGGTAGACCTGCTCGCGCGACAACGCAACCCCTCGTTCGGCCAGCAGTGGCCCCAACTCTGTGGTGGCGAACATGCCCCGCTCGGCCATCCGCAACCGCAGATGCCAGCGGTAGCCCACGGCCCGACTCATCGCGAGTTCCCTTGCGGAATTGTGTCTTTCACCATGGCGGTGCCCCAGTGCTGGTGGTGATCACCTGAGCAACTCGCGCCTCGGTTCTCGTGGTGAGTCGCTTGACGTGGTTGTAATAGTCGGTAACCTGCTGCTTCGTCACGCTGGTGGCTGCTGATCCCCGATGAGCTATTTCACCTCGGAGTGTCACAAACGCGTCGAGCTTCTTTGCGGCGGCGCTGGCGCGCATTCCCGGCCAGTACCAAGCCTTTGCGACGTTCTCAACGCCGACAGCGCTCTTGAACAGATCGTTGATCTGTGAGGTCTTCGGCGTGTTGAGTCTTCTGTTCCGTTCCGCCTGGAGCTTCGTGAGTCGGGACGATAAGACTGCCCGCCAGCCGTCGTCGGCTAGTCGCCACACAGCCAAATCGTGCAGGTCATCCTTGAGTTCTTGGGCAACCAATTTCTTTAGCTCTGATGGTAGTCCGTTGGCCGTTGTGGAGTGCTTCACGAGGTGGTTGAGCGCCTCCGCGGCGAGATCTTCGCAAAATGCTTCCCAGAAGGCCGTGAGGAGCACGAACGCGGACTTGTGGAGCGCCTCGACCTTCCACTTCCGGCCGCGGCCTTCGGGGGTGATATCGCCGTGGATCTCGAGGAGGCGATCGATCTCTCCGCAGTTCTCCCCAAACGCCTTTTGCGCCTGGCTGGTCATCTCACTGTCCTCCGGTCGCAGGTAGCAGCGCATTGTTCATCGCAAGATCCCTTGGGGTGCAGCGACAAACGCCCGCTCGACGGCTGCGCGCAGCATCCGGTTGGCGTGATCGGCCCCAACCGTGGTGTAGCCGGCCGTCGTTGATGCCCAGGAATGCCCGGCCTGGCGTTGTACGAATGTCGGGTCAACACCGTCCTCGATTAGGTGTGAGATGTAGGAGTGGCGCAGGCAGTGCGGCGTGAGATTTTCTGGCAGGCCAGCGCCGGTCCGGTAGACGGCGAACCTCTCGTCGACCTGGCGCACTGAGATGCGCTCGCCCCGTTCAGTGAGAAACAGCGCGGGATGGTCAGCGGTGGGATAGCAGGGCCGGATCTCGGTCACGTACTCCTCGACCACCTCGGCCGCCCACGGCATCACCGTCGCCACCTGCCGGCGCCGCGGTGGCGAGCCGCGCATCGCCTTGCCGTAGCGCACCGCCAACGTGCCGAATCGACCTAGCTCCGGCACCGCGGGATTCGTCGTGAAGTCGGCCACGTCGAGCATCGCCGCCTCCCGTCGGCGTAGCCCCCAGGCGTAGGTCACTTTGAACAGTGTTGCGTCGCGAAACGCCGCCAGCCACCCTTTGCGACCGGTTGCGCGGACCTCGCCCACCCGGGCATCGGCATAATCGAATAACGCCTGCAACTCCACGCGGGTGAACGGCCGCCGTCCCGGCCTGCCTTCGTAGTCGGCGACATGCACCGCAGTGTTCCACTCATGACAAATCTGCACCGGATGCGTCCCGAACCGCGCCTCACACTCCGCACTCCAGCCATAGCGGGCGTCGACCACGTAATCCAGGAAGCATGCCACCGCACCCTGATAAGAGCGGATCGTGGTGTGCACGTGGCCGTTACGCGACACCAGGCTGCTGGTCCAGTCCTCCACATCACTCGCCGTCCAGGTCCACGGGAACCCGTTCGTGAACTCGGCGAACCGGCGCACGATCCGCTCCCGCCATAACACCGTCGCGTCCGCCAGCAGTCGGCTGCGTTGCTGCGCCCGCCACCCCGCGAGCATCGCGTCGAACACCGTCCGCTCTGGGTGCAACAGCGCCGTTCCCTGCACCAGCACCAGCCGCGCCGAACCAGCCAGCAGGCCTTTCTGTTGCGCTTGTTCCGGCATCCCCACGCACCCTTCCCCAGGCCTGAGCCGATGCCTCAGCGTTGCACTCAATGCATCCAGACGGCGGGATGCCGAGGAAAGCCGCAGCTCACCAGGCGTGTCAGCGAGAGCTCGGCCGGGCTCTGCAGAATACGGTAAATGCCCAGATCGCCGCTGCCACAACGTTCTCCCGGGCTGCCGAATGATGCATCCGATGCAATTCCGCGCAAATTCAGCCGGGTGCCTGCGGTGTGGCGCCATTGGTGCGGGGTCAGGTGCACCGGTGCGCCGTGCTCGTCGCGGATGTCGCAGGCGGCCAGCCAGCGCAGCAGCGCCATCCGGTAGGTGGGGCTGGCGATCGGGTGGGTGCCGTCGACGTTCTTCGTCGGCCGCGGGAACAGGATCGGTGTGCCGCCCGGCCAGCGCTCGAGGGTGCGCTGGCGGTGTTCGGCGATCAGCTCGCGCAGCTGTTCATCGATCGGCACCAGCGCGTCGCGTTTCATCTTGTGGTTGAAGTAGCGCAGATACGGAGCGCCCTCGGCGTCGGCGACGACGCAGTCGGCGCGCAGCCGCAGCGCGTCGGTGACCCGCAGCCCGCAACGCATCAGGATGATGGTGACCAGCCGGTAGGCCGGGTCGGCGAACCGGGCGAGGTTGTCGGGATGCTCGAGTTGGGCCATGACGTGCTCGGCCAGTGCCCGCGGCAGCCGTTCGGCGCGTTTCGGGTAGTCCTCGTGGTAGAACATCGCGTCGGTGGGAAGGGTTGTATCCCAACGGTGTTGGCGGATGGCGGTGAAGAACCGGTTGAGCAGCCCGAGATGGCTGCCCCGGCGCTGAGCGCTGGCGAGGGCGGGGTCGGCGAGCAAATGGGCCAGGTAGCGTTCCAGCACCGTCCTGTCGATCTGGTCGATCCGCTCGACGCCGATGTCGGCGAGGAACCCGGCAAACCGGCTGATGACGAGGACCGGCCTGGCGCCGCCGGCTTCCAGGCCCAGCCCGGCCGACAATCGCCAGCGCACCCACCGCTTGACCAGCTCACGCAGCCACGGCTGGCCGATGCCGTCGAACCGCAGGCGCCGGTCACCGTGGAAGCCGAGGCGGCGCATGTGCCAGATATCGCGCGGGTACTCGGCTTCCCAACCACCGGCCTCGGCCAGGTCGGCGACCGCCCGGTAGGCGTAGCCGAGAAACCCGCGAGCCAGACTGTCGTTGCGGGGCATCCCGATTCGCTGCCGCCAGGCCTGCTCGTCCCAGGCGAGCAGTGAGCCGGTGTCGGTGTCGGCGAGCGCCCGCACCACCCGCATGACCACGTCGGGTGCGAGCTTGCCCCGGCGTTCGTCGTGGTGGCGCTGCAGCACGTACTGCATCTCCAGCTTCAGTTGCGGGGCGAGCCGCTCGAGCCGGATCGTCTCGCTGGCCAACGTGATCTCAGCGAAGCGGTCGGCGAACTCGTCGATGTCGGGGCGGCCGTTGATCTTCCAGGTGTTGGTGTGGGATTGGCAGAACGGCGAACTCGCCTGCGGCCACAGTGGGCAGTGCGGGATGCGGCAGGTCGCCTCCGGCGGTGGTTGCTTGACCGGCTGCGGATCGGCGAGCCACCCATCCAGGTCGGGGCGGCCGGCGCGTTGCCATCGCTGCGCGTGCAGGCTGCACATGCCGCCACGCGCCGACCCGTAACCACAGCCCAGCACCCGGCAACGTTGGTTCGGCTGCTGCCGCCGCCACCGCGGATCGGTCGATTCGACGAACCGCTGCATGTCCGGGCGCCCCTGGTCGTTCCACCGCTGCAGATGCCCCTGGCATAACCCGTGGCCGCGCGCGGTTCGCCCGCAGCCGCCAACCCCGCAGGCGGCTCCGCCGAACACCGGGTTCTCAGGCCCGAATTCCAGTACGTCGCCGCGGAATTCGCTGCGGACAGTCGCCATCAACTTGCCTAGCAGCCCGGTCGAATCGGCATCGGGCAGTCGGGCCGGGGCGGTCACACCCGCACCTGCCGGTCGGTGAACCAGCCCGCCTGCTCCATGACCCGGCGGGCGTCCTCGACACTCAGATGCCCGTAGGTAGCGCTCGTCGTGGCGACCGACGCGTGACCGAGAAGTGTTGCCACAAACTCGATTCCGATGCCGTCACGCAGCATCCTGGTCGCTGCCGAGTGCCGCAGCCAGTGCGGGTCAAAGTCGATCCCGGTTCGTCGGCGCAGTCGGCGCACCAGGTCGTAGACCGCGGCATAGGTCAGCGGGTGCCCGCGCGGGCGGCCCCACAGGTTGACGAACACGTAGTCGCTGTTCAGGTCGCCGTACTCGCCGTGCAGGTAGTCGGCATACAACCGGATCAGCTCGGGGCTGACCGGGACCGTCCGCGACGTGGGCGACTTGGCGCGGGCGCGGTTGGCGTTGTCGCGGCGGCGCACCGTCACCTCCCGTTCGGCGGCGGCGATGTCGTTGTGGCGCAACCCGAATGCCTCACCGATCCGCATGCCGGTGTCGTAGAGCACGGCGAACAGCAACCGGTCACGCAGCCGGTCGCAGCCATCCAGCACGGCCTGCACCTCGGCCGGGGTGAGCACCCGCGGCAGCTTCTTCGGCGCCTTCAACGCGACCACCCGCCGCGGCTTCAGCTCGCTCTTGCTGATGTGGTGCAGGAATGGGCGCCAGCCTCCGCGCCCGCCGCCGACCTGCCACGAGGTGAGAAGCTCACCGACCGCAACACCCTCGCGGGCGGCGTGGGTGTAGAAAGCGCCGACCGCCGAAAGCTTGCGGTTAACAGTCGATTCCCTGCAGTAATGCTCGACCGACGGCAGCACCGCGACCCGCCCGTCGCGGGCCTGCAGCGGCAGCCGCAGCCACGCGACGAACTCACCCACGTCATCGATGCCGACCTCGCGCCAGTCCAACCGCCGGTCGGCGAGGAAGCCGAACCAGTCCTTCAGATCGTGCGCGTAGGCCTTGACCGTGTTTGGTGAGCGTTCGATGTCGGTCAGATACGCCAGATACCGCTCCACCGGAGCGACCGGGGCGTCGTCCTCGCCCAGGACGGTCCACGATTCACGCGACGAGACCAATGAGATGACCCGGGCAACTTGCATCGTCCCTCCACAGGCTCTGCCTCCTGGACGACCGCAGATAACCACGTCCACCACGCAGAACTGGGGACCTCAACCCCTCGTGTCGGACATCGAAGACACCACTTCGAGGACTCCAGATAACGATCGCGTTTGTCGTGTACACGATCTTGCGTAGTTCCACCGGGTAATCCAGGAAGGCAATGAACTCTGGCCAGGCGCCCCGCCACACGTCGATCGCGCCGGGGTATTGCGCACCGAAATCGCGGTCAAACTCTTTGAGCGCGAGCTCAGCGGCATCTACGGTGGGCGCCGAATAGATGGCCCGCATCGACGAGGCGACCTTGCGGCGGTCCTTATACGACACGAACCGCATCGCATTGCGAATAACATGCACCACACAGACTCCCGCTGTCAACCTCGGGTCGTGGGCATGATTGATCGCCGCGGCTGGCTGACTTTGCTCAGCGCGGGGGCGGGGTGGGGTTGTTAGGCGGCGGTGGCGCGGTGGTGGATGGCCGGGTCGTAGGGGTTGTGGTCGTGCCAGCAGCGCCACAAGATGCGACACCAGCGGGCGCCCAGGCCACGCAGGGCACGATGGTGTGGTTGGCCGGCGGCGCGGGCGTGTTGGTAGATGTCGGCCGACCAGAGGTCTTCACGGACGGCGACGAACATCCACCAGTCGATGGCGTGCCGCATCCGCCGGTTGGCGGCGTAGCGGAAGCGAACCTGACGTGTGCGCCCGGACACCTTGGTGACCGGAGCCAAGCCGGTCTCTGCCAACAATGACGGCGCCGAAGGAAAACGACTGCGCTCCTCACCCATTTCGGAGATCAACACGGCGGCGGTGACCGGTCCGATGCCGGGGAAACTGGTGAAGATCGGGGTGTCCGGGTGCGCCTCAAGCAGTTCGCCCAGTCGTTTGTCATGGGCTCGCAAATGGGTGTTGAGTAGAGCCAGTTGTTCGGTGAATGCTTTGGCCGCCAACGCTTTGCCAGCAACGGTGCCGTCGCTCGCCGATAGCAGATGCGGCTGCATCCGGGCGACAAGTGTCTCGGGTTTGTGCCGGCCACTGTAGCCGTGCCGGGACGTGAACGCCCCCATCCGCGCAGCGGTGATCCGGCCCGCCTGCACGGGAGTGGGATAGCTGCGGATGAAGGACAGGGTGATGTCCCGGTCCAGTGCAGAAAACAGGTGCAACGGGCACGGATGATAGGCATCCAAGATTGACCGCAGTCGATTCTCGGTGTCCACCTGCATATCCAGGATGCGTTGACGATCGCGGCTCACTGCGGTCAGCTCCGCTAGAAGCGGCGACGGAACGGCCAACGGCCGCCACTGGGCATACTGGTGACGCAACGTATCGGCCAACACATAGGCATCGAATTCGTCGGACTTGGCGGCCGCCATCCGATAGCGTTCGCGTGCTCGCGCCGAGATTTTCGGTGACACGCAATAAATTTCGGCATCGCAGTGGTGCTGGAGATATTCGACCAGTAGCCCTTCGGCCCGCTCGATCGCGATCCGGACCGCACCGGTGAACGAAGCAATCAACCCGACCAGGACGGCCAGACCATCGACGGTGTGAGCGACCTTGCGACTGAGCAGCTGCTGGCCGGTGCCATCCAGCACACACAGGTGATGGAAGCGCCCACCCCAGTCGATCCCACACCAGAAGCTGTTCGGCCGTTGCAGAGTACTCTGATTCATTGCACTTGGATCCCTTTCAATGTGAAAGGTTCACCCTGCGATCGCGAGGCCTGCCCGGAACCTCATCTCGGCACTCACCGCCCACAGCGGTGGCGCTGCTCTCGCTGGCCGGTCCACGCCCCGCAGCCACCACGGGCGGACAGGTCTGCATGTGGACCTCGAAGGTGACGCGTTTGCGTGGGCCCTGCCCGTGGTGGTGCAGGTGAACGCCGAGACCATCCCGGCCGATCCATTGTTAATAGATGAGGTTTGGATCACGGTATCGGGGAAGATCGAGCGGATCGCATCAGGCAAGCCGGTCAGCCCGTCGCAGCAGGCGATGAGGATGTCGCGTACTCCGCGGTTGCGCAGGTCGATGATGACCTTCTGCCAAAACCGTGCGAAAGCGCACGGGTTCGCGCGAAGGTGTGCGAGGTGGCGCCTGAAGTATCACGAGTTCGGCAGACGGGCGGTGTCAACGTGGTCTGCGAGGTAGGCGACGACAGCTTCGTGGTGCATGCCGTAGGCAGCGGCGACGAGTTTCGCGTCGACCGTGCCGACGAGGTCTACCAGCCGTGTCGAGCGCAGGATCCGGGGCTGGATGCCGACCGCGCGCAGGGTGTTCTTGATGTAGCCGTCGGAGGCCGGCGCCCGGGTGGCTTTGGTCTGCATGGTGACCAACAGGTGGGAATTGTTGCCGCCCAGCACCTTCCGGTGGTCGAGGCAGCGATGCAGTGCGGTCCAGGTCCACGGGTCCAATGGGGTGGGTTGTGGTCGGCGACCCAGCCGGATCCGGCGGCGGTTGTTGTCGATGTCCGCATCGGTGAGGTGCTGCAGTTCTTGTGTGGTGGCGCCGTGCAGCAGGGCGGCCAGCCCGACGAACGCCTCGTGCGGGTGCACCTCGGGGTCTGTGCTCCACCGCTGGAACAGTTCGCGTTGCCGGTCGACAGGCAGCGTCGGGCCGCGGAATGCCATGGTCTGCGGCGCAGTCAAGCCTTTCGTGGGGTTGATGAGCATTAGCCGGCGGCGCAGACCGTAGCGGCAGAACTGGCGCAGCCCGGTCAGGTAGAAGGCACGCCGGCTGGGATGAGCGTGCAGGAAGGCTTCGATGTCGCCGACCTCAATGGTGGCCCAGTCAGTTTTGCCGCGCGCCATGGACAAGAACTGAGCGAAGTCACGCACGGCCCCAAGCCGGGCCTCGAGCGTGGGATGCCCGCGCGGGTGGGTGCCGGTGCGGCGGGCACGATCGCGGCTGGCGACCAGGTGCTCGGCAAACCCGGCCACCGCCTGGCGCAGGGGTGGGGGCACCGCGTCGATACGGGATTGGCGGCGGGTGGCGGCGCGGCGTTCCTCGCGATCGGTCGGTAACGCCAGTTGACGGGCGGTGAGGAAGTCCTCCAGGGCCCGCGCGAGCGGAACGTCAGTGGCCACGGATTCCAGCAGGGCCTGCGGATGCACCGGGTGGTTGTCGGCCAATCGTGTGCCGAGCCGGGTCAGCATGGCGCAGGCGCGGTCGGGATGGTGGCGTCCGATGAGATAGGCGGCGAAGTCGCCGAGCCAGTCGGGTGGATTCTCGAGTGTCGCCGCAAGATTAGCCGCTCGGACTGGGATTCGATGCGGCGAGCGGGCCCAACATCTTTGGCACCGTCCCGCCCCGGTCAGTCGAGTGACCCGTCCGCAGTCGACACAGGCCGCATCCGGATTCGGTGGCCGGCCCGGATGTGAGCAGGAGCCACACCAGCCGGTGGTGGGTCGCAGGATCCGGCGTTTTCCGCAGCGTGGACACTCGGCTCGGTTGGCGTCCAAGCGTTGCCGCCGAGCGCACTGCCCGCAGAGGTCGCGGTCGACGAACAGCACTGGCGCATTGCAGATCCGGCAGGTGCGCGAACAGCGCGCGCAGCATCCGGTGTCCGGCCCCAGAACCCGCAACACACCGCAGCGCGGGCAGCGGTGTTTGATCGGTGCGTGACACCGCGCCCAGTGGCAACGAGCACAAAGGTCACGCTCTGGTTTGCCGACCGCGCGACCACAGCACCGGCAGTCCCGGACCCGGCGGGTCATGCTAGATCGGCGGCATCGACCGGCCCCGCCGCGACGCTGGCGCGTCGTTGACCGCGACCTTGGCCGGCTTCGGTGAAATCTGTTGTGTGACAGGGGTGGTATCGATGTCAAACAGGTCATTGGGCGAGCATTCCAGTGCGGTGCACAACGCGATCAAGGTGGACAGCTTGATCTGACTGGGCTGTTTGGTGAACAACGCCGACACCGACGCCGAAGACAGCTCCAATCCAGCCTTCTCCGCCAGCAGCCGTTGCAGTTGGGCGCCGGTCCACACCTCCCGCTGGGCGGCGGCCATCCGAAGTTTCCACCTGATCTGCATACTCACTCCTGCCCGGTCAGTTCGCTCAGCGTCGCCGAGATCGCACGCTGATAGGCGTCTTCGATGAAGGTCTCCGACGGGCGCACATACCGCATGGTCGACGCGACCGTCCAGTGTCCTAAAAGCTGTTGAATGGCAACGAGATCCACGCCTCGCTCATAGTTGTGGGTCGCACAGGCACGGCGCATCCCATGCGGGCTGAACCACTCACCTTCAGGCCGGCCTTCCACTCTCATCAAATGCCGCAACCGGTTGCGGATGGTGGCCGCGGCCATTGGGCCGCCGGACTCATCACACAGCAACACCGGACTGTCCGGGAACCGGCCGCGCACATCGTCGAGATACCAGCGCAACACCAGATCCAGCCCGTCTAACATCGGCACCCAACGCGGCCGCGGCCCGGAGCCCTTGGCGCCCTTACCGAACCGCACATGCAGCTTGCCGAACGTGCCGCGCCCAAAATGCACATCCGAGCAGTCGAGCATCACCACTTCTTCCGACCGCAGCCCGGCGTGATACAGCGTGCGGAACAGCGCATAATCCCGCGCGGCCGGCGCATACTTGCGGGCAGTCGCAATCCGACCCTTCAGGAACTCGAAGAACGCGCCCACCCGCTCCGCCGTCGGCGGCGCCTCCGTGCTCGGCGAGTCGTCGCTGACATGGCGGGCGGCGTTGAACTCGTCCAATGGACAGGCCAGCCGGACCCCGAACGCCGCCTCGATCTCCGCGGCCTTGCGGACCTCAAGGAACCGGTGAAAGCCCTTGAACACCTGCAGATAATTGCGTCGCGTCGACACCGCCCGACCCGAACTGGCGAGCTCGCCCACCACCCGGTCGACGTCCTCAGCGGTCACCTCCCACGCCGGGCGCCCCAGCGCCACCAGCATCCGCTCCAACACACCGACGTCGTTGGTGATCGTCGATTCGGCGAACCCGCGCGCGGTCCACGACGCCACGAACGCCTCCACGCATTCGGCCTGAAACCGCTGCGGATCTCGCGTCTCCACGACCGCCGCGACCTCGCCGGTGATCACCCGCAGCCGCCCGTCTCCCACCGCGTACCTTCCTCGCACCTAGGGTTTCAAGGCAGTACCTTAACTCGCGGGCTTACACCTGGAACATCAGCGACACGCCCGTAGACCGGAAAACCTCAGGCAGCAGCGCCAATCCGGGGAAACGAACCTGTGCTCGTTCCATATCCCTCGCTGTCTTGGATCCAGCAGCCCAGGGCGTGTTTACGCCCGTCGAGGTCCACGCCGATGGCCAGATAGGCCACCTTGGTGCCCACCACCCCGTTGTCGGCGATGCGCAGCCGCAGCCCGTCGATATACAGGATCGGGTAGACCTCATCGAGTGGGCGCGATTGCCAGGCCTTGATCTCATCGACCACCACCTCGGTGATATTGGAGATCAATTCTCGTGACACCTTGGCTCCGTACACCTCGGCCAGATGCGCCTCGATATCGCGGGTGGTCATGCCGCGCGAATACAGCGACAGCACCACCGAATTGA encodes:
- a CDS encoding helix-turn-helix domain-containing protein; translation: MSRAVGYRWHLRLRMAERGMFATTELGPLLAERGVALSREQVYRLAAGTPERLSLHTLAALCDILECTPSDLIEPVVESKSGAKRAVGAKSTTTQSGPRELRTKRARIISEMEDPS
- a CDS encoding MAE_28990/MAE_18760 family HEPN-like nuclease produces the protein MTSQAQKAFGENCGEIDRLLEIHGDITPEGRGRKWKVEALHKSAFVLLTAFWEAFCEDLAAEALNHLVKHSTTANGLPSELKKLVAQELKDDLHDLAVWRLADDGWRAVLSSRLTKLQAERNRRLNTPKTSQINDLFKSAVGVENVAKAWYWPGMRASAAAKKLDAFVTLRGEIAHRGSAATSVTKQQVTDYYNHVKRLTTRTEARVAQVITTSTGAPPW
- a CDS encoding tyrosine-type recombinase/integrase is translated as MPEQAQQKGLLAGSARLVLVQGTALLHPERTVFDAMLAGWRAQQRSRLLADATVLWRERIVRRFAEFTNGFPWTWTASDVEDWTSSLVSRNGHVHTTIRSYQGAVACFLDYVVDARYGWSAECEARFGTHPVQICHEWNTAVHVADYEGRPGRRPFTRVELQALFDYADARVGEVRATGRKGWLAAFRDATLFKVTYAWGLRRREAAMLDVADFTTNPAVPELGRFGTLAVRYGKAMRGSPPRRRQVATVMPWAAEVVEEYVTEIRPCYPTADHPALFLTERGERISVRQVDERFAVYRTGAGLPENLTPHCLRHSYISHLIEDGVDPTFVQRQAGHSWASTTAGYTTVGADHANRMLRAAVERAFVAAPQGILR
- a CDS encoding tyrosine-type recombinase/integrase, with amino-acid sequence MTAPARLPDADSTGLLGKLMATVRSEFRGDVLEFGPENPVFGGAACGVGGCGRTARGHGLCQGHLQRWNDQGRPDMQRFVESTDPRWRRQQPNQRCRVLGCGYGSARGGMCSLHAQRWQRAGRPDLDGWLADPQPVKQPPPEATCRIPHCPLWPQASSPFCQSHTNTWKINGRPDIDEFADRFAEITLASETIRLERLAPQLKLEMQYVLQRHHDERRGKLAPDVVMRVVRALADTDTGSLLAWDEQAWRQRIGMPRNDSLARGFLGYAYRAVADLAEAGGWEAEYPRDIWHMRRLGFHGDRRLRFDGIGQPWLRELVKRWVRWRLSAGLGLEAGGARPVLVISRFAGFLADIGVERIDQIDRTVLERYLAHLLADPALASAQRRGSHLGLLNRFFTAIRQHRWDTTLPTDAMFYHEDYPKRAERLPRALAEHVMAQLEHPDNLARFADPAYRLVTIILMRCGLRVTDALRLRADCVVADAEGAPYLRYFNHKMKRDALVPIDEQLRELIAEHRQRTLERWPGGTPILFPRPTKNVDGTHPIASPTYRMALLRWLAACDIRDEHGAPVHLTPHQWRHTAGTRLNLRGIASDASFGSPGERCGSGDLGIYRILQSPAELSLTRLVSCGFPRHPAVWMH
- a CDS encoding site-specific integrase, with the translated sequence MQVARVISLVSSRESWTVLGEDDAPVAPVERYLAYLTDIERSPNTVKAYAHDLKDWFGFLADRRLDWREVGIDDVGEFVAWLRLPLQARDGRVAVLPSVEHYCRESTVNRKLSAVGAFYTHAAREGVAVGELLTSWQVGGGRGGWRPFLHHISKSELKPRRVVALKAPKKLPRVLTPAEVQAVLDGCDRLRDRLLFAVLYDTGMRIGEAFGLRHNDIAAAEREVTVRRRDNANRARAKSPTSRTVPVSPELIRLYADYLHGEYGDLNSDYVFVNLWGRPRGHPLTYAAVYDLVRRLRRRTGIDFDPHWLRHSAATRMLRDGIGIEFVATLLGHASVATTSATYGHLSVEDARRVMEQAGWFTDRQVRV
- a CDS encoding IS110 family transposase; this translates as MNQSTLQRPNSFWCGIDWGGRFHHLCVLDGTGQQLLSRKVAHTVDGLAVLVGLIASFTGAVRIAIERAEGLLVEYLQHHCDAEIYCVSPKISARARERYRMAAAKSDEFDAYVLADTLRHQYAQWRPLAVPSPLLAELTAVSRDRQRILDMQVDTENRLRSILDAYHPCPLHLFSALDRDITLSFIRSYPTPVQAGRITAARMGAFTSRHGYSGRHKPETLVARMQPHLLSASDGTVAGKALAAKAFTEQLALLNTHLRAHDKRLGELLEAHPDTPIFTSFPGIGPVTAAVLISEMGEERSRFPSAPSLLAETGLAPVTKVSGRTRQVRFRYAANRRMRHAIDWWMFVAVREDLWSADIYQHARAAGQPHHRALRGLGARWCRILWRCWHDHNPYDPAIHHRATAA
- a CDS encoding integrase, which produces MLTRLGTRLADNHPVHPQALLESVATDVPLARALEDFLTARQLALPTDREERRAATRRQSRIDAVPPPLRQAVAGFAEHLVASRDRARRTGTHPRGHPTLEARLGAVRDFAQFLSMARGKTDWATIEVGDIEAFLHAHPSRRAFYLTGLRQFCRYGLRRRLMLINPTKGLTAPQTMAFRGPTLPVDRQRELFQRWSTDPEVHPHEAFVGLAALLHGATTQELQHLTDADIDNNRRRIRLGRRPQPTPLDPWTWTALHRCLDHRKVLGGNNSHLLVTMQTKATRAPASDGYIKNTLRAVGIQPRILRSTRLVDLVGTVDAKLVAAAYGMHHEAVVAYLADHVDTARLPNS
- a CDS encoding helix-turn-helix domain-containing protein is translated as MQIRWKLRMAAAQREVWTGAQLQRLLAEKAGLELSSASVSALFTKQPSQIKLSTLIALCTALECSPNDLFDIDTTPVTQQISPKPAKVAVNDAPASRRGRSMPPI
- a CDS encoding tyrosine-type recombinase/integrase → MGDGRLRVITGEVAAVVETRDPQRFQAECVEAFVASWTARGFAESTITNDVGVLERMLVALGRPAWEVTAEDVDRVVGELASSGRAVSTRRNYLQVFKGFHRFLEVRKAAEIEAAFGVRLACPLDEFNAARHVSDDSPSTEAPPTAERVGAFFEFLKGRIATARKYAPAARDYALFRTLYHAGLRSEEVVMLDCSDVHFGRGTFGKLHVRFGKGAKGSGPRPRWVPMLDGLDLVLRWYLDDVRGRFPDSPVLLCDESGGPMAAATIRNRLRHLMRVEGRPEGEWFSPHGMRRACATHNYERGVDLVAIQQLLGHWTVASTMRYVRPSETFIEDAYQRAISATLSELTGQE